The Polyangiaceae bacterium genome has a window encoding:
- a CDS encoding ATP-binding cassette domain-containing protein has translation MRRGRTVASRPIDRAEGAALEDELTRAIMGGEPPAPTKAPELPDKPADALTIENLVLVDANGKRVLDGVQLSVKKGEIVGVAGIEGNGQHELIRAIAGLEPHVTGTIELGGKPFDHVRSAEDMRARRRAPAVVHEDRHAEGLMLEASVGDNLVLGGAR, from the coding sequence ATGCGGCGAGGTCGCACTGTCGCGTCGCGCCCGATCGATCGTGCGGAAGGCGCTGCGCTCGAAGATGAGCTCACGCGCGCCATCATGGGCGGCGAGCCTCCTGCACCGACCAAGGCTCCAGAGCTCCCGGACAAACCCGCGGATGCTCTCACGATCGAGAACTTGGTGCTCGTCGATGCCAACGGAAAGCGTGTGCTCGATGGCGTCCAACTGTCCGTAAAGAAAGGCGAAATCGTCGGTGTTGCAGGCATCGAGGGCAATGGTCAACACGAGCTCATTCGTGCCATCGCGGGCCTCGAGCCCCACGTGACGGGGACGATCGAGCTCGGCGGCAAACCTTTTGACCACGTACGATCCGCGGAGGACATGCGAGCTCGCAGACGCGCGCCAGCCGTCGTACACGAGGATCGCCACGCCGAAGGCCTGATGCTCGAAGCCTCCGTTGGAGACAACCTGGTTCTCGGGGGAGCTCGGTGA
- a CDS encoding ATP-binding cassette domain-containing protein: protein MRGPVMKIEGLGVRYGDFLAVRDASVTLEPGVIHAIVGENGAGKSTLLKAAAGFVPYATGNVHVEGNASAIGMVHQHFMLVSAFTALENLVLGAEPTRSLGRLDLATARSRANEFRKQTGLTVNLDAVTRDLAVGERQRLEILRVLYRGARAVLLDEPTAVLSPIEAAELYATLGKLRKRRRNHRRRHPSPP, encoded by the coding sequence GTGCGCGGTCCGGTCATGAAAATCGAGGGGCTGGGAGTTCGCTACGGCGACTTCTTGGCCGTGCGTGATGCCAGCGTGACGCTCGAACCGGGCGTCATCCACGCGATCGTCGGAGAAAACGGGGCAGGGAAGTCCACGCTCCTCAAGGCTGCCGCAGGCTTCGTGCCGTACGCGACGGGCAACGTGCACGTCGAAGGAAACGCATCGGCCATCGGCATGGTGCACCAACACTTCATGCTCGTCTCCGCCTTCACTGCGCTCGAAAACTTGGTCCTCGGCGCCGAACCCACGCGATCACTTGGTCGCCTTGATCTTGCCACCGCTCGATCGCGCGCAAACGAGTTTAGGAAGCAGACGGGCCTCACCGTGAACCTCGATGCAGTGACGCGAGACCTTGCCGTCGGAGAACGCCAGCGCCTCGAAATTCTGCGCGTTCTCTACCGCGGTGCACGTGCCGTTTTGCTCGACGAACCCACCGCCGTGCTGTCGCCCATCGAAGCTGCAGAGCTCTACGCAACGCTCGGAAAGCTTCGCAAAAGACGGCGCAACCATCGCCGTCGTCACCCATCACCTCCATGA
- a CDS encoding urate hydroxylase PuuD, with amino-acid sequence MMGLFQEWIGFLLRWLHLMAGIAWIGTSFYFNWFDLSVRPPKDKVLKENIRGTLDEIHGGSFYYHEQYWPDKHPERLLVHSWPAKTTLITGALLLAMIYWHGARTYLIDPSVADIGPLAAIGISFASIAACWFFYNEVCFFFDNNRTVFVIMAVFVSLAAYGFQHVFSGRAAYIHVGAMLRDVHGAQCVDVDRAAPHCDAKGAQCWGAAGQTRRRAGEAAIAAQQLLYVARDVRDDQQPFRGCVQSSPRVGDLVPCDGGWRGHSPLHQCSVQGRAQGQAASHDHRGCILRSAWIEFHQEAGAGRRGAGGYDDGDDDRAKEVHDVSFAKADASDVRGGSVRVRDGYGRSDHGESRENRSAHVGVARHAAR; translated from the coding sequence ATGATGGGGCTTTTTCAGGAGTGGATCGGATTTCTGCTCCGCTGGCTTCACTTGATGGCGGGTATCGCGTGGATCGGGACGTCGTTCTATTTCAACTGGTTCGACTTGTCCGTGAGGCCGCCGAAGGACAAGGTGCTGAAGGAAAACATCCGCGGGACGCTCGATGAAATCCATGGCGGGAGTTTTTATTATCACGAGCAATATTGGCCCGATAAGCATCCCGAGCGGTTGCTCGTGCATTCGTGGCCAGCGAAAACGACGCTGATCACGGGTGCGCTGCTCTTGGCGATGATTTATTGGCACGGGGCGAGGACGTACCTCATCGATCCGAGCGTGGCGGACATTGGACCGCTTGCGGCGATTGGGATCAGCTTCGCGTCGATTGCGGCATGCTGGTTTTTCTACAACGAGGTGTGCTTTTTCTTCGACAACAACCGCACGGTGTTCGTGATCATGGCGGTGTTCGTATCACTTGCGGCCTATGGCTTTCAGCATGTATTCAGCGGGCGAGCTGCGTACATTCACGTGGGCGCGATGCTCCGGGACGTGCATGGGGCTCAATGTGTGGACGTCGATCGTGCCGCACCACATTGCGATGCGAAAGGCGCTCAATGCTGGGGAGCCGCTGGACAAACGCGACGGAGAGCAGGCGAAGCGGCGATCGCAGCACAACAATTACTTTACGTTGCCCGTGACGTTCGCGATGATCAGCAACCATTTCGCGGTTGCGTACAATCATCACCTCGGGTGGGTGATCTTGTGCCTTGCGATGGGGGCTGGCGTGGGCATTCGCCATTACATCAATGTTCTGTACAAGGAAGAGCGCAAGGACAAGCGGCTTCTCACGACCATCGGGGTTGCATTTTGCGGAGCGCTTGGATTGAGTTTCATCAAGAAGCCGGAGCCGGTCGTCGTGGGGCCGGTGGATACGATGACGGCGATGACGATCGTGCAAAAGAGGTGCACGACGTGTCATTCGCAAAAGCCGACGCATCCGACGTTCGTGGCGGCTCCGTCCGGGTTCGTGATGGATACGGTCGATCAGATCATGGCGAAAGCCGAGAAAATCGTTCAGCGCACGTCGGTGTCGCGCGACATGCCGCTCGGTAA
- a CDS encoding SMI1/KNR4 family protein translates to MNGLWERLGSWAAKNAGRELGLRKGASERAIVAAEEALSLRFPDDFRASLLLHDGQDGDESSLFEWMPGCSPLAPLEAVVERWKEELALAEEYPQTDFKVVEHGRIHSVLWHAKRIPIAGNRWWDGDNTYLDLFPGPKGKIGQLITFVTECDLVVLGSSLRDALALYVAALEKGDWVFSEKNGCVVPKNNKPNEYPNRADQFATYARKKR, encoded by the coding sequence ATGAATGGTCTTTGGGAACGTTTGGGATCATGGGCCGCCAAAAATGCCGGGCGGGAGCTCGGCCTCCGCAAAGGCGCGTCGGAGCGAGCGATCGTTGCCGCCGAGGAAGCACTTTCGTTGCGCTTTCCCGACGACTTTCGCGCCTCGCTCCTCTTGCACGACGGCCAGGATGGCGATGAGTCCAGCCTATTCGAATGGATGCCGGGGTGCTCGCCGCTCGCACCGCTCGAAGCCGTCGTCGAGCGCTGGAAGGAGGAACTCGCGCTCGCCGAAGAATATCCCCAGACCGACTTCAAGGTCGTGGAGCACGGTCGAATCCATTCGGTCCTTTGGCACGCCAAGCGCATTCCCATCGCTGGGAATCGATGGTGGGACGGGGATAACACGTACCTGGACCTCTTCCCGGGTCCGAAAGGCAAAATCGGCCAGCTCATCACCTTCGTGACCGAATGCGACCTCGTGGTGCTCGGCTCGAGCTTGCGAGACGCGCTCGCGCTTTACGTGGCGGCACTCGAGAAGGGCGATTGGGTCTTTTCCGAGAAGAATGGGTGCGTGGTGCCCAAAAATAACAAACCCAACGAGTACCCCAATCGCGCCGACCAGTTCGCGACGTATGCGCGAAAGAAGCGCTAG
- a CDS encoding YwbE family protein, translating into MAAECERVATLLRNAGASEVVIVRQANPADVSPAGEPGGTQRAQIRRGLRVAIVMKADQETGALTEGIVRDILTSSSTHPRGIKVRLESGEVGRVRRILAR; encoded by the coding sequence ATGGCTGCCGAATGCGAGCGCGTTGCGACGCTACTGCGCAATGCAGGAGCGAGCGAGGTCGTGATCGTTCGACAGGCGAATCCAGCGGATGTATCGCCAGCGGGCGAGCCCGGAGGGACGCAGCGAGCGCAGATTCGACGAGGATTGCGCGTGGCGATCGTCATGAAAGCGGATCAGGAAACGGGAGCGCTCACGGAAGGCATTGTGCGCGATATTCTGACGAGCTCGTCGACACATCCACGAGGCATCAAGGTGCGGTTGGAATCGGGAGAAGTCGGGCGCGTGCGCAGGATTCTCGCGCGCTGA
- a CDS encoding alpha/beta fold hydrolase: protein MTTTRSIVENSMSIAEFTTTIDGLNIHYCHAGDTGPVVVLLHGGGIDSARLSWELLIPELAHTHRVFAPDFPGYGESDKPADLPYTLEYLAAFAIEFLDVLRIERCSLVGISMGGAVAMSVALDQPERVEKLVLVDSYGLQRKVPLGKLGYLSVHVPGMQRFTSAMMRSRAAIKYSLGVLLKKPGALTEELVDLAHAEAMRPGAGIAFSAFQRSEVTWNGTRSVLLDRLSEIQAPTLLVHGTKDTAVPAESSREAQRAIAGARLAWLEGAGHWPQRDDPKAFNRVVTDFLRDRRMDA, encoded by the coding sequence ATGACGACGACGCGCTCGATAGTGGAGAACAGCATGAGCATCGCGGAATTCACCACGACTATCGACGGGCTGAACATTCATTATTGCCACGCCGGTGATACCGGACCGGTGGTGGTGCTGCTACACGGCGGCGGAATCGACTCGGCGCGCCTGTCGTGGGAGCTGCTGATTCCCGAGCTCGCGCACACTCACCGCGTTTTTGCGCCTGACTTTCCAGGCTACGGCGAGTCCGACAAACCTGCAGACCTTCCGTATACGCTGGAGTACCTCGCTGCGTTCGCCATCGAGTTTCTCGATGTGCTGAGGATTGAAAGGTGCAGCCTGGTAGGCATTTCGATGGGCGGGGCCGTGGCGATGAGCGTGGCGCTCGATCAACCCGAGCGAGTGGAAAAGCTGGTTTTGGTGGACAGCTACGGCTTGCAGCGCAAGGTTCCGCTGGGCAAACTCGGTTATCTGTCGGTGCACGTACCTGGCATGCAAAGATTTACCTCCGCAATGATGCGCAGCCGCGCGGCGATCAAATACTCGCTCGGCGTGCTGCTCAAAAAACCCGGCGCACTGACCGAAGAACTGGTGGACCTGGCGCACGCGGAAGCAATGCGCCCCGGCGCGGGCATAGCCTTCAGCGCCTTCCAGCGCAGCGAAGTCACGTGGAACGGAACGCGTAGCGTGCTGCTCGACCGCCTGTCTGAAATTCAAGCGCCCACATTGCTCGTCCACGGCACCAAGGATACAGCCGTGCCCGCGGAGAGCTCCCGCGAGGCACAGCGCGCCATTGCCGGCGCGCGATTGGCGTGGCTCGAGGGCGCGGGTCATTGGCCGCAGCGCGACGACCCGAAAGCCTTCAACCGCGTCGTCACTGATTTTCTGCGCGATCGACGTATGGATGCGTAG
- a CDS encoding class I SAM-dependent methyltransferase, with protein MNEDLSNGWEAVAERFIECRSDIGAATVRQWATCLPKGGSVLDVGCGSGVPISMALMDDGFQVAGLDASPTLVGAFRTRFPGAVVACEAAEQSRFFGRTFDGVIAIGLLFLLSEQSQRELVRRLASALRPGGRLLFTAPHERCVWTDQLTGRTSLSLGAAEYRRLLEGAGMALARSLEDEGENHYYDALAVGGTQMTCRHLLHDQR; from the coding sequence ATGAATGAGGATCTGTCCAACGGATGGGAAGCGGTAGCCGAGCGGTTCATCGAATGCCGATCGGACATTGGGGCCGCCACCGTTCGGCAATGGGCGACATGTCTGCCGAAAGGCGGCTCGGTCCTGGATGTCGGTTGTGGCTCGGGGGTCCCCATTTCGATGGCCCTGATGGACGACGGATTCCAAGTCGCTGGATTGGATGCATCTCCGACGTTGGTCGGCGCATTCCGGACGCGCTTTCCCGGCGCGGTGGTCGCGTGTGAGGCGGCTGAACAGAGCCGCTTCTTCGGCCGAACGTTCGACGGCGTCATCGCGATTGGCCTGCTATTTTTGCTCTCCGAACAATCGCAGCGCGAGCTCGTTCGCCGTCTGGCAAGCGCGCTCAGGCCAGGCGGGCGCCTCCTTTTCACCGCGCCGCACGAGCGATGCGTCTGGACCGACCAGCTCACGGGACGCACGTCCCTATCCCTGGGAGCTGCGGAGTATCGACGGCTGCTCGAAGGCGCGGGAATGGCGCTCGCGCGCAGCCTCGAAGACGAAGGCGAAAACCATTATTACGACGCGCTCGCAGTGGGCGGCACGCAAATGACATGCCGGCACCTGTTGCACGACCAAAGATGA
- the nosZ gene encoding Sec-dependent nitrous-oxide reductase, producing MRGHRLVGFVAVLGITSIAGFGCENKHLARQNQSTGVLGASASIADLMKARNLTEADVEAALKTYVPTGKKDEYYIFASGGQSGNVNVMGVPSMRMLKVIAVFTPESWQGWGYGNESEKILEQGNQGNRKIRWADVHHPNLSETKGDYDGEFLFVNDKANARVAVVDLEDFMTKQIVPNPLAASDHGGAFVTPNTEYVIETSQYPAPLGREYAPLSQYKEKYRGVAVFWKFDRAKGRIDVEKSWAMELPPYTQDLADAGKLDSDGWAFINSFNTEMAIGGTMEGKPPVESGASQNDMDYLHVINWKKAEELVNAGKSTTIAGMRVLPIDVTAAEGVLTLVGEPKSPHGCDVTPDGKAVVVGGKLDTHATIYDIAKMKALIEAKKFEGKDDFGIPIMAFKDAIQGQVEVGLGPLHTVFDDKGNAYTSVFIESVVAKWSWKNFQQPVEKLSVHYNIGHILSAEGDTVSPDGKYLVAMNKMSMDRFLPVGPLFPQNFQLVDLTGEKMRLLIDMPIPNAEPHYSQMIKADKLKVLTAYKMGTNPISGEIDPHSAAGGKEGIKRDGNKVSVYMTAIRSHFKPDQIEVEEGDEVTIHLTSLETADDQTHGFTIDMYNVNVSLEPGKHENISFIADTPGTFPMYCTEFCSALHLEMMGYFLVKPKAK from the coding sequence ATGCGTGGCCATCGTTTGGTCGGCTTCGTGGCCGTTCTAGGAATTACATCAATTGCAGGGTTTGGTTGCGAGAACAAGCACTTGGCCCGGCAAAATCAATCGACGGGCGTGCTCGGCGCGTCGGCCTCCATCGCGGACTTGATGAAGGCGCGCAACCTGACCGAAGCGGATGTCGAGGCGGCGCTCAAGACCTACGTCCCCACGGGCAAGAAGGACGAGTATTACATCTTCGCATCGGGGGGGCAGTCCGGCAACGTCAATGTCATGGGCGTTCCTTCGATGCGAATGCTGAAAGTGATTGCCGTATTTACACCCGAATCGTGGCAGGGGTGGGGATATGGCAACGAAAGTGAGAAAATTCTCGAACAGGGCAATCAGGGGAACCGCAAGATCCGATGGGCGGACGTGCACCATCCGAATCTATCGGAAACGAAGGGGGATTATGACGGCGAATTTCTTTTCGTGAACGACAAGGCGAATGCGCGCGTGGCGGTCGTGGATCTGGAAGACTTCATGACGAAACAAATCGTCCCCAACCCGCTTGCTGCGAGTGATCACGGTGGGGCGTTCGTCACGCCGAACACGGAATACGTCATCGAGACGAGCCAATATCCAGCGCCGCTCGGGCGTGAATATGCGCCGCTGTCGCAATACAAAGAAAAATATCGCGGCGTCGCGGTGTTTTGGAAGTTCGACCGCGCCAAAGGTCGAATCGATGTCGAAAAGAGCTGGGCGATGGAACTGCCTCCGTACACGCAGGATCTTGCCGACGCCGGAAAGCTCGACAGCGACGGATGGGCATTCATCAATTCGTTCAATACCGAAATGGCCATCGGCGGAACCATGGAGGGCAAACCGCCGGTCGAATCTGGCGCATCGCAGAACGACATGGACTATCTTCACGTGATCAACTGGAAGAAGGCCGAAGAGCTCGTGAATGCAGGCAAGTCGACGACCATCGCGGGCATGCGTGTGCTTCCCATCGACGTGACGGCTGCAGAGGGCGTGTTGACGCTCGTCGGAGAACCCAAGAGCCCCCACGGCTGTGACGTGACGCCGGACGGAAAGGCCGTCGTCGTCGGCGGCAAACTCGATACGCACGCGACGATTTACGATATCGCGAAGATGAAAGCGCTCATCGAAGCGAAAAAGTTCGAGGGCAAGGACGACTTTGGCATCCCCATCATGGCGTTCAAAGACGCGATTCAAGGCCAAGTGGAAGTCGGGCTCGGCCCGCTGCACACCGTATTCGACGACAAGGGCAATGCATACACGTCCGTGTTCATCGAGAGCGTCGTTGCGAAATGGTCGTGGAAAAACTTCCAGCAACCGGTGGAAAAGCTGAGCGTTCATTACAACATCGGCCACATTCTCTCGGCGGAAGGAGACACGGTGAGCCCAGATGGCAAATACTTGGTCGCAATGAACAAAATGTCGATGGATAGATTCTTGCCCGTCGGACCACTCTTTCCGCAAAACTTCCAGCTCGTCGACCTGACGGGTGAGAAAATGCGGCTGCTCATCGACATGCCGATACCCAATGCCGAACCCCATTACTCGCAAATGATCAAAGCGGACAAGCTCAAGGTCCTCACCGCATACAAGATGGGGACGAACCCGATCTCGGGCGAAATCGATCCGCACAGCGCCGCGGGCGGCAAGGAAGGCATCAAGCGGGACGGCAACAAGGTCTCCGTGTACATGACTGCCATTCGCAGCCATTTCAAGCCGGACCAAATCGAGGTCGAGGAGGGTGACGAGGTGACCATTCACTTGACCAGCTTGGAGACCGCGGACGACCAGACACATGGATTCACCATCGACATGTACAACGTCAACGTGAGCCTCGAACCGGGCAAACACGAAAACATCTCGTTCATAGCGGACACGCCCGGTACCTTCCCCATGTACTGCACCGAATTCTGTTCGGCGCTACACTTGGAGATGATGGGATACTTCTTGGTAAAACCCAAGGCCAAATAG